The nucleotide sequence GCCCCGCAGGTGATCCACAGTCTGCTCACCGGCGCGGTTCGCACCATCCAGGCCAATGTCGCCAACAACGGTCTGATCGACAACCTGCCCTTCGGTGCGCCGGTCGAGGTCCCGTGCCGCATCGACGCGGCCGGTGCGCATCCACTGGCGGTCGGCCAGCTACCGCCGCAGTGTGCCGCGCTGAACCGGACGTTCCTGTCGGTGGCAGACCTGACCGTCCGCGCGATGATCGAGCGCGATCGTGCGCATCTACGGCACGCGCTGATGATCGATCCCAACACGGCGGCGTCCATCCGCCTGGAATCGATCGACGACCTCGTCGGTCAGCTGCTGAGCGCCCACTCGTCCTTCCTCCCGGTGGAGTTGGGCGGTAGCGGCACGTTCTGATCAGGTCACGGCCTGGTAGACCTGCAGGCCGGATCGACGGAGTGCCTCGATGTCGGCGGGGTCCGCGCCGTCGTCGGTGATCAGTTCGGTCACGGCGGACAGATCGCTGATGCGGGCGAAGCCGCGGCGACCCAGCTTGGACGAATCGGCCACCACGATCACCCGCTCGGCCGACTTGAGCAGTGCCCGGTTGGTCTGCGCCTCGACCTCGTGATGCGTGGTCAGGCCCGCAGTGACACTGACGCCGTCGACACCGATGATGGCCACGTCGATATTGATGTTGGCCAGGGTCAGTTCGGCCAGCGGACCGACGAGTTCGTAGGACTCGGCGCGCGCGCTGCCACCACAGACGACCAGGTCGATGTTGGAACGCACCGCCAGGTCCGAGGCGATGTTCAGGGCGTTGGTGACCACCCGCAGGGACGAGCGGTTGACCAGGGCCCGTGCGACCTCGGTCGTGGTGGAGCCGCCGTTGAGACCAACCGAACCGACGTCACTGCCGAGCCGTTCGACCGCGACCTTCGCGATGGCTCGCTTGGCCTGCTGGTGGCGGCCCCCGCGATAGCGCATCGGCAGCTCGTACAGCACTCCCGAGGCGACCGCCCCACCGTGGGTTCGGGTCAGCAGTTGCTGTTCCTGCAGCAGTTGCAGGTCTCGGCGGATCGAGGCCTGGGAAACCCCGAGCCGGTCGGCCAGCTCCGGCACACCGACCGACGATTGGGTGTTGAGGTTCTCAAGGATGAGGCCTAGTCGATCTTGCTGGCGCATGTTCTGCACGTTACGCGCACGACGGTGTTCATTTCCAGAGCTAGCCACGCGAAGATCGAAGGGTCGCCCGATCCGCCGACGATGCGGCCCCTATGGTTTTTCATCAACGTTGCGGGGGATGTCTACGGACACAGATAGGGTTGTGACGGCCGTTTAACACTGGTTCAACTCTTGACGCCCGTCGAGAAAACGTGCAATTCTGAGCAGTAGAATCGATCGAATATGCGCGGACAGCCCTGTCATCCGGCGGACCGTATCGTCCGCGGTCCGGCCCCAGCCGAAGGAGCTCGCATGAGGACCACGCCCAGCCGGTTGTCCAGAAGCCGCCGAGTGCTTGCGGTCGGCCTCGCCTGCGCCCTCGCGCTGTCGGTGACCGCCTGCTCGAAGTCCAAGGACAGCAAGGCCCAGACCGGCCCGGTGACGATCACCGTCTCACACGGCTACACCGACAACGAAGCGAAGGAGCTGACCGTCCAGGTCGGCCAGTGGAACGCCAAGAATCCGACGTCGAAGGTCGCTCTCGTCTTCAACGGCGGAAACGACGGCGCGTTGCAGAAGACGGTGGCCGGGTTCACCGCGGGCAATTACCCCGATGTCGCCTACGAGTTCGGCTCCTCCGCCGCGCAGCTGTCCCGTCAGCC is from Jatrophihabitans telluris and encodes:
- a CDS encoding DeoR/GlpR family DNA-binding transcription regulator; the encoded protein is MRQQDRLGLILENLNTQSSVGVPELADRLGVSQASIRRDLQLLQEQQLLTRTHGGAVASGVLYELPMRYRGGRHQQAKRAIAKVAVERLGSDVGSVGLNGGSTTTEVARALVNRSSLRVVTNALNIASDLAVRSNIDLVVCGGSARAESYELVGPLAELTLANINIDVAIIGVDGVSVTAGLTTHHEVEAQTNRALLKSAERVIVVADSSKLGRRGFARISDLSAVTELITDDGADPADIEALRRSGLQVYQAVT